In Nostoc edaphicum CCNP1411, the sequence ACCACTTATCAAGCAGGGAAATTATTTTTCATCGGCTTGCAATCTAGCGGCAAACTATCTGTTTTCGAGCGCACCTTTCAACGTTGCATGGGTTTGTATGCTCAAGGTAGCAGCTTATACATGAGTTCGCTATATCAACTGTGGCGCTTTGAAAACACCCTACAACCGGGACAAGTTCACGACAACTACGATGCCGTCTATTTGCCCCAAGTGAGTTATGTGACTGGAGACTTAGATATCCATGATATCGCCCTAAGTAATTCTCAAGCAAATAATGATTCAGAGAATCTAATATTTGTCAATACTTTATTTAGCTGTTTAGCAAGAGTCAGTCAAACCCACAGTTTCATTCCCCTGTGGCAACCGCCGTTTATTAGTAAATTGGCAGCAGAAGACAGGTGTCATCTCAACGGATTAGCAATACGAGATGGTCAACCCAGATACGTCACTGCTGTGAGTCAGTCGGATGTGGCAGAAGGATGGCGGGACAGACGGGCCGATGGTGGTTGCGTCATTGATGTGGAAAGTAACGAGATAGTCACCACAGGACTTTCCATGCCCCATTCGCCTCGGTGGTATAAAGATAAGCTGTGGTTACTCAACTCTGGGACAGGAGATTTTGGCTACCTAGACTTGAAACGGGGCAGCTTTGAACCTGTGGCATTTTGTCCGGGATATATGCGTGGTTGTGCATTTCATGGCGACTTTGCGATCGTCGGAGTTTCTCAGCCCAGGCACAACAAGACTTTTAGTGGCTTGCCTCTAGACGAGAAATTATTGCAAAAAAATGCTGAACCTCGCTGTGGGCTATTAGTGATTGACCTGAAAAGCGGCGATATTGTGCATTCGCTGCGAATGGAGGGGGCGGTACTGGAATTATACGATGTGGTGGCACTACCAGAGGTGCGTCATCCAATGGCGATCGGTTTTAAGAGTGATGAAATTCGGCGAATAGTGACGATGGGATGAGAGACGTGAAATTTCACGTTTCTACAGCCGACAAAAAAATCATAAGGAG encodes:
- a CDS encoding TIGR03032 family protein, which codes for MNQNPVAPAFEVNASRQFTPWLFEQNLSLAFTTYQAGKLFFIGLQSSGKLSVFERTFQRCMGLYAQGSSLYMSSLYQLWRFENTLQPGQVHDNYDAVYLPQVSYVTGDLDIHDIALSNSQANNDSENLIFVNTLFSCLARVSQTHSFIPLWQPPFISKLAAEDRCHLNGLAIRDGQPRYVTAVSQSDVAEGWRDRRADGGCVIDVESNEIVTTGLSMPHSPRWYKDKLWLLNSGTGDFGYLDLKRGSFEPVAFCPGYMRGCAFHGDFAIVGVSQPRHNKTFSGLPLDEKLLQKNAEPRCGLLVIDLKSGDIVHSLRMEGAVLELYDVVALPEVRHPMAIGFKSDEIRRIVTMG